The genomic region ATCGTTATCGGCACGCAGCTCGTCGCCAAGGGCCATAACTTCCCGATGATGACGCTGGTCGGCATCGTTGACGCCGATCTCGGTCTCGCCAATGGCGATCCGCGGGCGGCGGAGCGGACGTTCCAGCTGCTCTCGCAGGTGACGGGGCGCGCCGGGCGGACGGGCCTGAAGAGCCTTGGCCTGCTGCAGACCTACCAGCCGCAGCACCCGGTGATGCAGGCGATCGTCTCGGGTGATTCGGACGCCTTCTACGAGCGCGAGATCAACGAGCGGGAACGCGCCGCCCTGCCGCCCTTCGGCCGGCTAGCCTCGATCATCGTGTCGGCCGACACGCGCAACGACGCCGAAAGCCATGCGCGCGGCTTGCGTATGGCCGCCCCGCGTGTCGACGGCATCTCGATCCTCGGTCCGGCCGAGGCGCCGCTTGCGCTTATCCGTGGTCGCCACCGCTTCCGCCTGCTCGTCCACGGACGGCGCAACAGCGACATGCAGGCCTTCGTCAAGGCGATGATTGCCGGCGGGCCCAAGGAGAGGGGATCGATCAGCGTGCAGCTCGACATCGATCCGCAGAGTTTTCTGTGATCGATGGTTCGAACGCAACGGAGCGGATTCACATCGGCGCCGACATGCGCTAGACCTCCCCCGGTGCTGCGTCTGCGAGGAATCACGCGAGCGCGACGCCAACGGGGATGATTCCATCAGCGGGGACGGCATGGAGTTCTACATTCCGACGGAAACCGGGGAGTTTCTGGCATTTTGCGCGGCGGCGGCCGCGACCCTCATCGGCCTTGTCATGCTCTTTGCACCGCGTGTTGCGTTTCGTGCAGCCGGCATCGGCATTGCCGAAGGGCGCCGCGGCGGGCTTGCGGAAGCGCGCTCCACTATGGGCGGCATGCATGTCGGTCTCGGCCTCGGCGCCATCCTGCTCGGCCAGCCGATGGTCTATCTTGCCGTCGGCGCTGCCTTCGCGCTCGCTGCGTTTGGCCGCATCCTGTCGATAATGAGCGACAATGGTGGGACACTTTTCAACTGGATCGCCCTTGCCATTCAGGCGGTGCTTGCGATCCTGCCGCTTGCTTACGTTTTCGGGCTGATCTGAGGCGTGTAGACGCGGTTTCAACGTTGCGTTCGGGATTTACGGCAAAATTCGCCCCACGGGGTCGACTTATGCCGCATTCCTGCCGTTGGCGTGTTGCGAGTCCAAACATCCTATGCTAGACGAACCGCGAATTGCGGGGGAACTGGGTCGGAACGGCCTCGATATCCTGCAAGTTATTGCAGCAAATTCAAGATGTTAAGTCAACGGTTCGCCGCAGCTGACGTTCTTGGATGAATTTGAGAGAAGCTTGTGCCCGTGGCAGACACATCCCAGCTTATTTCCGGTGTTGCAGAAAGATATGCGTCCTCGCTCTTCGAGCTCGCTCTCGAGGCAGGTTCGATCGATGCGGTCGGTGCCGATCTTAATCGCGTCCAGGCGCTGATCGACGGCAGCGATGATCTCAAGCGCCTGATCGTGAGCCCCGTCTTTTCTGCCGAGGACCAGTTCAAGGCCATTTCCGCGGTCGCCGAGAAGGCTGGTATTTCCGGTCTGGTCGGCAACTTCCTCAAGGTCGTCGCCCGTAACCGCCGCCTCTTTGCGCTGCCGGGCATTATCAAGGCATTCCGCCTGATTGCTGCGCGCCACCGCGGCGAGATTTCCGCCGACGTCACGTCGGCGCATGCGCTGACACAGGCGCAGGAAACTGAATTGAAGGCGACGCTCAAGGGCGTCACCGGCAAAGACGTGGCGGTCAACGTCACCGTCGACCCGTCTATTCTTGGAGGTCTGATCGTCAAGGTCGGTTCCGGCCAGATTGACACCTCCCTTCGCACCAAACTCTCTACCCTTAAGCTTGCACTGAAAGAGGTCGGCTGATGGATATCCGCGCCGCGGAAATTTCCGCAATTCTCAAAGATCAGATCAAAAATTTCGGCCAGGAAGCAGAAGTCTCCGAAGTTGGCCAGGTGCTTTCCGTCGGTGACGGTATCGCCCGCGTCTACGGCCTCGACAACGTTCAGGCAGGCGAGATGGTCGAATTCCCGGGTGGAATTCGCGGCATGGCGCTGAACCTCGAAGCCGACAACGTCGGTGTGGTTATCTTCGGCTCCGACCGTGACATCAAGGAAGGCGACACCGTCAAGCGGACCGGCGCCATCGTGGACGTCCCGGTTGGTCCGGAACTGCTTGGCCGCGTCGTCGACGCGCTCGGCAACCCGATCGACGGCAAGGGCCCGATCAACGCCAAGCAGCGCTCCCGCGTTGACATCAAGGCGCCGGGCATCATTCCGCGTAAGTCGGTTCACGAGCCGATGTCGACCGGCCTTAAGGCGATCGACGCCCTCATCCCGGTCGGTCGCGGCCAGCGCGAGCTCGTCATCGGCGACCGCCAGACCGGCAAGACCGCGATCATCCTCGACACCTTCCTGAACCAAAAGCCGATCCACGACAACGGCCCGGAACAGGACAAGCTCTACTGCGTCTACGTCGCTATCGGCCAGAAGCGCTCGACCGTCGCTCAGTTCGTCAAGGTTCTCGAAGAGCGTGGCGCGCTGCAGTACTCGATCATCGTTGCTGCTACCGCCTCCGACCCGGCTCCGATGCAGTATCTCGCTCCGTTCGCCGGCTGCACGATGGGCGAATACTTCCGCGATAACGGCAAGCACGCGCTGATCGGCTATGACGACCTTTCCAAGCAGGCTGTCGCCTACCGCCAGATGTCGTTGCTCTTGCGCCGCCCGCCGGGCCGCGAGGCCTATCCCGGCGACGTTTTCTACCTGCATTCGCGCCTGCTGGAGCGCGCTGCAAAGCTCAACGAAGACAGTGGTGCCGGCTCGCTGACGGCTCTGCCGGTTATCGAGACGCAGGGCAACGACGTGTCCGCGTTCATCCCGACCAACGTGATCTCGATCACCGACGGCCAGATCTTCCTTGAAACCGACCTGTTCTACCAGGGCATCCGTCCGGCCGTTAACGTCGGTCTGTCGGTCTCGCGCGTCGGCTCCTCGGCGCAGATCAAGGCGATGAAGCAGGTCGCAGGCTCGATCAAGGGCGAACTCGCGCAGTACCGCGAAATGGCGGCGTTCGCGCAATTCGGCTCGGACCTCGATGCTGCAACGCAGCGCCTCTTGAACCGCGGTGCTCGCCTGACTGAACTCCTGAAGCAGCCGCAGTTCTCGCCGCTGAAGACGGAAGAGCAGGTGGCGGTGATCTTCGCCGGCGTCAACGGCTACCTCGACAAGCTGCCGGTCAACCAGGTCGGCAAGTTCGAGCAGGGCCTGCTTTCCTACCTGCGTTCGGAAGGCAAGGACGTGCTGGAAACGATCCGCACGGAAAAGGCGATTTCCGACGACACCAAGGGCAAGCTGAAGGCTGCTATCGACACCTTCGCCAAGTCTTTCGCCTGAGCGGATTTCATTTAGGACGGACAACGGATGCCTTCACTTAAGGATCTGAAAAACCGGATCGCCTCCGTCAAGGCGACGCAGAAGATTACCAAGGCGATGAAGATGGTCGCCGCGGCGAAGCTTCGGCGTGCGCAGGAGGCGGCCGAGGCCGCCCGGCCTTATTCGCAGCGCATGGCTACCGTTCTCGCCAATATCGCCCAGGCGGTTGGCGCGGACGAGAGCGTACCGCAGCTGATGGCGGGAACCGGCAGGGACGACACGCATCTGCTGATCGTCTGCACGGCGGAACGCGGCCTCTGCGGCGGCTTCAACTCGCAGATCGCGCGCTTTGCCCGCGACCATGTGCGCAAGCTGCTCGCTGCCGGCAAGACCGTGAAGATCATCTGCGTCGGCAAGAAGGGCTTCGACATGCTGCGGCGCGAATTC from Sinorhizobium garamanticum harbors:
- a CDS encoding F0F1 ATP synthase subunit delta, which encodes MPVADTSQLISGVAERYASSLFELALEAGSIDAVGADLNRVQALIDGSDDLKRLIVSPVFSAEDQFKAISAVAEKAGISGLVGNFLKVVARNRRLFALPGIIKAFRLIAARHRGEISADVTSAHALTQAQETELKATLKGVTGKDVAVNVTVDPSILGGLIVKVGSGQIDTSLRTKLSTLKLALKEVG
- a CDS encoding DUF4345 domain-containing protein, translated to MEFYIPTETGEFLAFCAAAAATLIGLVMLFAPRVAFRAAGIGIAEGRRGGLAEARSTMGGMHVGLGLGAILLGQPMVYLAVGAAFALAAFGRILSIMSDNGGTLFNWIALAIQAVLAILPLAYVFGLI
- the atpA gene encoding F0F1 ATP synthase subunit alpha, with amino-acid sequence MDIRAAEISAILKDQIKNFGQEAEVSEVGQVLSVGDGIARVYGLDNVQAGEMVEFPGGIRGMALNLEADNVGVVIFGSDRDIKEGDTVKRTGAIVDVPVGPELLGRVVDALGNPIDGKGPINAKQRSRVDIKAPGIIPRKSVHEPMSTGLKAIDALIPVGRGQRELVIGDRQTGKTAIILDTFLNQKPIHDNGPEQDKLYCVYVAIGQKRSTVAQFVKVLEERGALQYSIIVAATASDPAPMQYLAPFAGCTMGEYFRDNGKHALIGYDDLSKQAVAYRQMSLLLRRPPGREAYPGDVFYLHSRLLERAAKLNEDSGAGSLTALPVIETQGNDVSAFIPTNVISITDGQIFLETDLFYQGIRPAVNVGLSVSRVGSSAQIKAMKQVAGSIKGELAQYREMAAFAQFGSDLDAATQRLLNRGARLTELLKQPQFSPLKTEEQVAVIFAGVNGYLDKLPVNQVGKFEQGLLSYLRSEGKDVLETIRTEKAISDDTKGKLKAAIDTFAKSFA